In Streptomyces sp. SN-593, a single genomic region encodes these proteins:
- a CDS encoding thioesterase II family protein: protein MRAADATRTPWLRTFRPLGAEAPTLVLFPHAGGSAGFYRGLADRFGSDVDVRAVQYPGREARAGEELVDDMEVLADRAAEALLPLAGRRLAILGHSMGALVAYEVTRRLEAEGVPVERLFASARHPPHLPGPGDDHPHGPDDDHRHSADDDHRLRHLLDDDAFAEMLRDTGGTPATLLDEPEMRDYLLPIVRNDYRLVETYEPSDGPALRTGVVSIAAEGDGTVTAAQVEGWRRTTAGSFEHLTFPGGHFYLLERPDALASAVLTRLGWDAAAR, encoded by the coding sequence ATGAGGGCCGCCGACGCGACCCGCACGCCGTGGCTGCGGACCTTCCGGCCGCTCGGCGCCGAGGCCCCGACCCTGGTCCTGTTCCCGCACGCCGGCGGCAGCGCCGGCTTCTACCGCGGACTCGCCGACCGGTTCGGGTCCGACGTGGACGTGCGCGCCGTGCAGTACCCGGGGCGCGAGGCCCGCGCCGGCGAGGAACTCGTCGACGACATGGAGGTGCTCGCCGACCGGGCGGCCGAGGCGCTGCTGCCGCTGGCCGGACGGCGGCTGGCGATCCTCGGCCACAGCATGGGGGCGCTGGTCGCCTACGAGGTGACCCGCCGCCTGGAGGCCGAAGGGGTCCCGGTGGAACGGCTGTTCGCATCCGCGCGGCACCCTCCGCACCTTCCCGGCCCCGGCGACGACCATCCGCACGGCCCGGACGACGACCACCGGCACAGCGCGGACGACGACCACCGGCTGCGGCACCTGCTGGACGACGACGCGTTCGCCGAGATGCTGCGCGACACCGGCGGCACGCCCGCCACGCTGCTGGACGAGCCGGAGATGCGGGACTACCTGCTGCCGATCGTCCGCAACGACTACCGGCTGGTGGAGACCTACGAGCCGTCGGACGGGCCGGCCCTGCGCACCGGCGTGGTCTCGATCGCCGCCGAGGGCGACGGCACCGTGACGGCCGCGCAGGTCGAGGGGTGGCGGCGCACCACCGCGGGCTCGTTCGAGCACCTGACCTTCCCCGGCGGCCACTTCTACCTGCTGGAGCGTCCCGACGCGCTCGCCTCGGCGGTGCTCACCCGGCTCGGCTGGGACGCGGCCGCGCGGTGA
- a CDS encoding phosphopantetheine-binding protein produces MTPPDPSSPPTTAGGTPPAAPRTSPVVDPAPAPGPGPGSAPAAAAEHRADLDLDLDLLRAAVADVLGIAPEKVGDDDNLVALGVESVRVMAISAQLRKYRVRIGYAQMIEEPTLRAWWRLVADSAPGGAATDAGRAG; encoded by the coding sequence GTGACGCCGCCCGATCCGAGCAGCCCGCCCACCACCGCCGGCGGCACTCCCCCGGCCGCACCGCGGACGTCCCCGGTCGTCGACCCCGCCCCGGCACCCGGGCCCGGCCCGGGGTCCGCGCCGGCCGCGGCGGCCGAGCACCGCGCGGACCTGGACCTGGACCTGGACCTCCTGCGGGCCGCCGTCGCCGACGTCCTCGGCATCGCGCCCGAGAAGGTCGGCGACGACGACAACCTCGTGGCCCTCGGCGTGGAGTCGGTCCGGGTGATGGCCATCTCGGCCCAACTGCGCAAGTACCGGGTGCGGATCGGCTACGCGCAGATGATCGAGGAGCCGACGCTGCGGGCGTGGTGGCGGCTGGTGGCCGACTCCGCCCCGGGCGGCGCCGCCACGGACGCGGGGCGGGCCGGATGA
- a CDS encoding salicylate synthase encodes MATHAPAHAPALRYLHTRTAGVPDPLATAVRLARSGLADRCAVYEQDGRWWFAGGALGEVTVHQDTVTTQWNGERRVTPRTCGHAAQDLGAALAGAPVADWRGYGWVAFESAAAAVGRAAADPRQPLAHAFVPAVEVEIGTGGLDVRCAAPDLLQRVLTAVHTPEAVPDLPARPLDVEAEGPAAYEEAVADAVARINRGDLEKVILSRRVEVPFALDFPGTYAAGRRANTPARSFLLDLPGLRAVGFSPETVAEVGADGWVTSQPLAGTRARHADDPVLDARTAAELRTDVKEIYEHAVSVQLADTEMRALCAPGSVAVEEFMAVKERGSVRHLGSRVRGRLRADRTRWDALAALFPAVTASGIPKPPAYDVIADHEPPRGLYSGAVLRATADGDLDAALALRTVYTHQGRTWVRAGAGIVGVSRPAREYRETCEKLASVAPYLVPARP; translated from the coding sequence GTGGCCACTCACGCCCCCGCCCACGCCCCGGCCCTGCGCTACCTGCACACCAGGACCGCCGGGGTCCCCGATCCCCTCGCCACCGCCGTCCGGCTCGCCCGGTCCGGCCTCGCCGACCGCTGCGCCGTCTACGAGCAGGACGGCCGCTGGTGGTTCGCCGGCGGCGCACTCGGCGAGGTGACGGTCCACCAGGACACCGTCACCACGCAGTGGAACGGCGAGCGCCGGGTGACCCCGCGCACCTGCGGCCACGCCGCCCAGGACCTCGGCGCCGCGCTCGCCGGCGCCCCGGTGGCCGACTGGCGCGGCTACGGCTGGGTCGCCTTCGAAAGCGCCGCCGCCGCGGTCGGCCGGGCCGCCGCCGACCCGCGGCAGCCGCTCGCCCACGCCTTCGTGCCCGCCGTCGAGGTCGAGATCGGCACCGGCGGCCTCGATGTGCGGTGCGCCGCGCCCGACCTGCTCCAGCGGGTCCTGACCGCCGTCCACACCCCCGAGGCCGTACCCGACCTGCCGGCCCGGCCGCTCGACGTGGAGGCCGAGGGCCCGGCCGCCTACGAGGAGGCCGTCGCCGACGCCGTCGCCCGCATCAACCGCGGCGACCTGGAGAAGGTCATCCTGTCCCGGCGCGTCGAGGTGCCCTTCGCCCTCGACTTCCCCGGCACCTACGCCGCCGGCCGCCGCGCCAACACCCCGGCCCGCTCCTTCCTGCTCGACCTGCCCGGCCTGCGCGCGGTCGGCTTCAGCCCCGAGACCGTCGCCGAGGTCGGCGCCGACGGCTGGGTGACCTCCCAGCCGCTGGCCGGCACCCGCGCCCGCCACGCCGACGACCCGGTGCTCGACGCCCGCACCGCCGCCGAACTGCGCACCGACGTCAAGGAGATCTACGAGCACGCGGTGTCCGTGCAGCTCGCCGACACCGAGATGCGCGCCCTGTGCGCGCCGGGCAGCGTGGCCGTGGAGGAGTTCATGGCGGTCAAGGAGCGCGGCAGCGTCCGCCACCTGGGCTCGCGGGTGCGCGGCCGGCTCCGCGCCGACCGCACCCGCTGGGACGCCCTCGCCGCGCTCTTCCCCGCCGTCACCGCGTCCGGCATCCCCAAGCCGCCCGCCTACGACGTGATCGCCGACCACGAACCGCCCCGCGGGCTGTACTCCGGCGCCGTGCTGCGTGCCACCGCCGACGGTGACCTGGACGCCGCGCTCGCGCTGCGCACCGTCTACACCCACCAGGGCCGTACCTGGGTGCGGGCCGGCGCGGGGATCGTCGGGGTCTCCCGGCCCGCCCGCGAGTACCGCGAGACGTGCGAGAAGCTCGCCAGCGTCGCGCCCTACCTGGTGCCGGCCCGCCCGTAA
- a CDS encoding (2,3-dihydroxybenzoyl)adenylate synthase: MLPGCVPWPAEEADRYRREGYWKGEPLGELLRRGAAEHGDRTALVARGARICYRELDARADDLARGLSALGIARGDRVVVHLPNRPEFVLATFALLRIGALPVYALPAHREREIGHMCAFAGAAAYLTADRYLGHDYRETARKVAALPEVALRHVLVAGDAQEFTALESVESAGRALRDTPLPPPGPSDDAALFLLSGGTTGLPKLIPRTHDDYAYNARAAARVCGFDQDTVYLAALPAAHNFALACPGVLGTLAVGGTVVLPDDPSPQESLRLVAEERVTATALVPSLLALWLDAQEWLPEDLSSLRLVQVGGARPDAATAARVRPVLGCTLQQVFGMAEGLLCLTRPDDPADLVLSCQGRPLSPADEVRVVDGAGEQVPPGAVGELLARGPYTLRGYYRLPEHNARVFAGGWYRTGDLVRRLPDGNLAVEGRVKEVINRAGEKVSAEEVEEHLAAHPAVRQAAVVGESDPVLGERISAFVVVEDGAACPTPGELADFLRARGVAAYKAPDRLAPIPFLPLTAIGKVDRKALPTAAP; this comes from the coding sequence ATGCTGCCCGGATGCGTACCCTGGCCCGCCGAAGAGGCGGACCGCTACCGCCGCGAGGGCTACTGGAAGGGGGAGCCGCTCGGCGAGCTGCTGCGGCGCGGCGCGGCCGAACACGGCGACCGCACCGCGCTGGTGGCCCGCGGCGCCCGCATCTGCTACCGCGAACTCGACGCCCGCGCCGACGACCTGGCCCGCGGCCTGTCCGCCCTCGGCATCGCCCGCGGCGACCGCGTCGTCGTCCACCTGCCCAACCGCCCCGAGTTCGTGCTCGCCACCTTCGCCCTGCTGCGGATCGGCGCGCTGCCCGTCTACGCCCTGCCGGCCCACCGCGAGCGGGAGATCGGCCACATGTGCGCCTTCGCCGGCGCGGCCGCGTACCTGACCGCCGACCGGTACCTCGGCCACGACTACCGCGAGACCGCGCGCAAGGTGGCCGCGCTGCCCGAAGTGGCGCTGCGGCACGTCCTGGTGGCCGGCGACGCGCAGGAGTTCACCGCGCTGGAGTCGGTGGAAAGCGCCGGCCGCGCGCTGCGGGACACCCCGCTGCCGCCGCCCGGCCCGTCCGACGACGCGGCCCTCTTCCTGCTGTCGGGCGGCACCACCGGCCTGCCCAAGCTCATCCCGCGCACCCACGACGACTACGCCTACAACGCCCGCGCCGCGGCGCGGGTCTGCGGCTTCGACCAGGACACGGTCTACCTCGCCGCCCTGCCGGCCGCCCACAACTTCGCGCTCGCCTGCCCCGGCGTCCTGGGCACCCTCGCGGTCGGCGGCACCGTGGTGCTCCCGGACGACCCGAGCCCGCAGGAGTCGCTGCGGCTGGTGGCCGAGGAGCGCGTCACCGCCACCGCGCTCGTGCCCTCGCTGCTGGCGCTGTGGCTCGACGCCCAGGAGTGGCTGCCCGAGGACCTCTCCAGCCTGCGGCTGGTCCAGGTCGGCGGCGCCCGGCCGGACGCCGCCACGGCCGCGCGGGTGCGCCCGGTGCTCGGCTGCACCCTCCAGCAGGTGTTCGGCATGGCGGAGGGGCTGCTGTGCCTGACCCGTCCCGACGACCCGGCGGACCTGGTGCTCTCCTGCCAGGGGCGCCCGCTCAGCCCGGCCGACGAGGTGCGGGTCGTGGACGGCGCCGGCGAGCAGGTGCCGCCCGGCGCGGTCGGCGAACTGCTGGCCCGCGGCCCCTACACGCTGCGCGGCTACTACCGGCTGCCCGAGCACAACGCCCGTGTGTTCGCCGGCGGCTGGTACCGCACCGGGGACCTCGTCCGCAGGCTGCCCGATGGCAACCTGGCGGTGGAGGGGCGGGTCAAGGAGGTCATCAACCGGGCCGGGGAGAAGGTCTCCGCGGAGGAGGTCGAGGAGCACCTCGCCGCGCACCCCGCGGTCCGGCAGGCCGCGGTGGTCGGCGAGAGCGACCCGGTGCTCGGCGAGCGGATCAGCGCGTTCGTCGTGGTCGAGGACGGCGCCGCCTGCCCCACGCCCGGCGAGCTGGCCGACTTCCTGCGCGCCCGCGGGGTGGCGGCGTACAAGGCCCCGGACCGGCTCGCGCCCATCCCGTTCCTCCCCCTCACCGCGATCGGCAAGGTCGACCGCAAGGCGCTGCCCACCGCGGCCCCGTGA
- a CDS encoding siderophore-interacting protein — protein sequence MPPIQEELRRRTRQTRPQVRVRRAQVLRTADLTARMRRITVGGAELAGCAEGGLPADAWKFMLPPAGRRTVDLPVVGAGGLPEYAPGAVPPVLRAFTARRFDPAAHELTVDVLLHGDTPASVWARTAEPGDEVALAGPRHEFAASPEAAWHLLAGDETALPAIAAILESLPDGTEVVALIEVDGAADRINLAVPAGAEVVWLYRDGVPAGPGGPLEKAVRDVDRPFAAAQAWIGAEAGAARSLRRCLLDERGLPRPQLQASAYWKRDLTSDERDVQVLAAYQAAVAAGGDPDDPTLTTDADLA from the coding sequence ATGCCCCCGATCCAGGAGGAGCTGCGCCGCCGCACCCGGCAGACCCGGCCGCAGGTCCGGGTCCGTCGCGCGCAGGTGCTGCGCACCGCCGACCTGACCGCGCGAATGCGCCGCATCACCGTCGGCGGCGCGGAGCTGGCCGGCTGCGCGGAGGGCGGACTGCCCGCCGACGCCTGGAAGTTCATGCTGCCTCCGGCCGGGCGCCGGACCGTCGACCTGCCGGTCGTCGGCGCGGGCGGCCTGCCCGAGTACGCGCCCGGCGCGGTGCCGCCGGTGCTGCGCGCCTTCACCGCCCGCCGGTTCGACCCGGCCGCCCACGAACTGACCGTGGACGTGCTGCTGCACGGCGACACCCCCGCCAGCGTGTGGGCACGGACCGCGGAGCCGGGCGACGAGGTCGCCCTCGCCGGACCCCGCCACGAGTTCGCCGCCTCCCCCGAGGCGGCATGGCACCTGCTGGCCGGCGACGAGACCGCGCTGCCCGCCATCGCGGCCATCCTGGAGTCGCTGCCGGACGGCACCGAGGTGGTGGCTCTGATCGAGGTCGACGGCGCGGCCGACCGGATCAACCTGGCCGTGCCGGCCGGCGCGGAGGTGGTCTGGCTGTACCGCGACGGCGTCCCCGCCGGCCCGGGCGGGCCGCTGGAGAAGGCGGTGCGCGACGTGGACCGGCCGTTCGCCGCCGCCCAGGCGTGGATCGGCGCCGAGGCCGGCGCGGCCCGCTCCCTCCGCCGCTGCCTGCTCGACGAACGCGGCCTGCCGCGCCCCCAGTTGCAGGCATCGGCGTACTGGAAGCGGGATCTGACCAGTGACGAGCGCGACGTGCAGGTGTTGGCCGCCTACCAGGCCGCCGTGGCCGCGGGCGGCGACCCCGACGACCCGACACTCACCACCGACGCCGACCTCGCGTGA
- a CDS encoding TetR/AcrR family transcriptional regulator translates to MTGNSEPPPPRRTQARPAAVRAPRTPRLGRPPQVDREAIVRAAVAVGFGKLGMSTVAQRLGTKHSTLYRYFATRDELVAATVDAVVAETDWPEPSGSWRPDLAAYAWTTYRLLERYPGLAAHIVSLRGTSAAYGRVNERVVTHLVDLGFSAESAILAHDVVHEQVLMFFLAGQGGEGDEGATTPQRAAELRRELLPDALEEVDPRLREALTGIVRGEPGGWFARKLEVLLDGLAGLAPEAA, encoded by the coding sequence ATGACCGGGAACAGCGAGCCGCCCCCGCCGCGCCGCACACAGGCGCGGCCGGCCGCGGTGCGGGCGCCGCGCACCCCACGACTGGGGCGCCCGCCGCAGGTCGACCGCGAGGCGATCGTCCGCGCCGCCGTCGCCGTCGGCTTCGGCAAGCTGGGAATGAGCACCGTCGCCCAGCGGCTCGGCACCAAGCACTCGACGCTCTACCGCTACTTCGCCACCCGGGACGAGCTGGTCGCGGCCACCGTCGATGCGGTGGTCGCGGAGACCGACTGGCCGGAGCCGTCCGGGAGTTGGCGGCCGGACCTGGCGGCCTACGCGTGGACCACCTACCGGCTGCTGGAGCGCTACCCGGGGCTGGCCGCCCACATCGTCTCGCTGCGCGGCACCTCGGCCGCCTACGGCCGGGTGAACGAGCGCGTGGTCACCCACCTGGTGGACCTCGGGTTCTCCGCCGAGAGCGCGATCCTCGCGCACGACGTGGTGCACGAACAGGTGCTGATGTTCTTCCTGGCCGGACAGGGCGGCGAGGGCGACGAGGGGGCCACCACCCCGCAGCGCGCCGCCGAACTGCGGCGCGAGTTGCTGCCGGACGCCCTGGAAGAGGTGGACCCGCGGCTGCGGGAGGCGCTGACGGGCATCGTGCGGGGAGAGCCGGGCGGCTGGTTCGCCCGCAAGCTGGAAGTGCTGCTCGACGGCCTGGCCGGCCTGGCACCCGAGGCGGCCTGA
- a CDS encoding YqcI/YcgG family protein — translation MSANVSATDDRFEPTGALDGAPAPTRPALAARTIGAVPDWGQAAASDLLATLVGTEKPFPCTFAVAAAKKESLRFGFVDSAHDEAAWAPLAGILREYLDIYRDLGKDTSLVVFFGPPEDQPLGVDAYFRRFWEVLQYLHDGDTEPWPADTPLDPEDLWWEFSYAGTEIFVVCNTPSHVDRHSRHSPHFMITFQPRWVFEGLEPHTPRGAKARQVIRNRIRRFDGMEPAPQLGNHGEEGNREWRQYFLPDSADGATPACPFLARAGAREASPAGGTGSHLVLVNDEGQSSLWPAAVPVPPHWHPTGVRGSREACLAYVVRVWTDMRPASSRRRDLDPVG, via the coding sequence GTGTCCGCCAACGTGTCCGCGACCGACGACCGTTTCGAACCCACCGGCGCCCTTGACGGCGCCCCCGCCCCCACCCGCCCGGCCCTGGCGGCCCGGACCATCGGCGCCGTGCCCGACTGGGGCCAGGCCGCCGCCTCGGACCTGCTGGCCACCCTGGTCGGCACCGAGAAGCCGTTCCCGTGCACCTTCGCCGTGGCCGCCGCCAAGAAGGAGTCCCTGCGCTTCGGCTTCGTCGACAGCGCGCACGACGAGGCCGCGTGGGCGCCGCTCGCCGGCATCCTGCGCGAATACCTGGACATCTACCGCGACCTGGGCAAGGACACCTCGCTGGTGGTGTTCTTCGGGCCGCCCGAGGACCAGCCGCTGGGCGTGGACGCGTACTTCCGGCGCTTCTGGGAGGTGCTCCAGTACCTGCACGACGGCGACACCGAGCCGTGGCCGGCGGACACCCCGCTGGACCCCGAGGACCTCTGGTGGGAGTTCAGCTACGCCGGCACCGAGATCTTCGTGGTCTGCAACACCCCCTCCCACGTCGACCGGCACAGCCGGCACAGCCCGCACTTCATGATCACCTTCCAGCCGCGGTGGGTGTTCGAGGGGCTGGAGCCGCACACCCCGCGCGGGGCCAAGGCGCGCCAGGTGATCCGCAACCGCATCCGGCGGTTCGACGGCATGGAGCCGGCCCCGCAGTTGGGGAACCACGGCGAGGAGGGCAACCGCGAGTGGCGGCAGTACTTCCTGCCCGACAGCGCGGACGGCGCCACGCCGGCCTGCCCGTTCCTGGCCCGGGCCGGCGCCCGTGAGGCGTCGCCCGCCGGCGGGACCGGCAGCCACCTGGTGCTGGTCAACGACGAGGGCCAGTCCTCGCTGTGGCCGGCAGCCGTGCCGGTGCCGCCGCACTGGCACCCGACCGGCGTGCGCGGATCACGGGAGGCGTGCCTGGCGTACGTGGTGCGGGTGTGGACCGACATGCGCCCGGCCTCCTCGCGCCGGCGGGACCTCGATCCGGTGGGGTAG
- a CDS encoding chlorohydrolase family protein produces MIRLHADHVLAWAGTDHALLRDGEVEVDGGRIVRVGPRTTAQPAPGTRTVELGSALLMPGLIDLDALADIDHALLDSFGGPQHARDLTWSLRYLEQGPRDVFTREEKAFVRRYAFVQLLLHGVTTAMPIAAETHSRWAETYDEAVDMAREARALGLRCYLGPSYRSGVGAVRADGSATVWWDEEAGRTGLADAVRFARWLREEHDALLRPVLLPCRVETMSDDLLAATAEAARSLDVKVRLHCLQGVAERHRLAEQGRGDPLSVLERAGLLGDRLLVPHGIHLDAHSSVGAGTDRDLARLVENRVSVVHCPLTSARYGSAMETFARYRAAGLNIALGTDSFPPDLVRGMDFGVNLAKVQSGRTDTVTPADYVRAATVAGAAALGREDLGRIAPGAQADLVAFALDDVRDGVLDDPVRTLLSNGTGRAVRMSMIAGRVVVRDGRVPGVRTGPLRARAQELFDRMRSAYAGRDRLGRPPDRLFPPSFPLA; encoded by the coding sequence GTGATCCGGCTGCACGCCGACCACGTCCTGGCCTGGGCGGGCACCGACCACGCGCTGCTGCGCGACGGCGAGGTCGAGGTGGACGGCGGCCGGATCGTCCGCGTCGGGCCGCGCACCACGGCGCAGCCGGCCCCCGGGACCCGCACGGTCGAGCTGGGGTCGGCTCTGCTGATGCCCGGCCTGATCGACCTCGACGCGCTGGCCGACATCGACCACGCGCTGCTGGACTCCTTCGGCGGCCCCCAGCACGCCCGGGACCTCACCTGGTCGCTGCGCTACCTGGAGCAGGGTCCCCGGGACGTGTTCACCCGCGAGGAGAAGGCGTTCGTCCGCCGCTACGCCTTCGTACAGCTCCTGCTGCACGGCGTCACCACGGCGATGCCGATCGCCGCGGAGACCCACAGCCGGTGGGCCGAGACCTACGACGAGGCCGTGGACATGGCGCGCGAGGCCCGCGCGCTGGGGCTGCGCTGCTACCTGGGCCCGAGCTACCGCTCGGGTGTCGGCGCGGTGCGCGCGGACGGCAGCGCGACCGTCTGGTGGGACGAGGAGGCCGGGCGGACCGGCCTCGCCGACGCGGTGCGGTTCGCGCGATGGCTGCGCGAGGAGCACGACGCGCTGCTGCGCCCGGTCCTGCTGCCCTGCCGCGTCGAGACGATGTCGGACGACCTGCTGGCCGCCACCGCCGAGGCGGCGCGGAGCCTCGACGTCAAGGTCCGGCTGCACTGCCTGCAGGGCGTCGCCGAGCGCCACCGGCTCGCCGAGCAGGGCCGCGGCGACCCGCTGTCCGTGCTGGAGCGCGCCGGGCTGCTCGGCGACCGGCTCCTGGTGCCGCACGGCATCCACCTGGACGCGCACTCCTCGGTGGGCGCCGGCACCGACCGGGACCTGGCGCGGCTGGTCGAGAACCGGGTGAGCGTCGTCCACTGCCCGCTCACCTCGGCGCGCTACGGCTCGGCGATGGAGACCTTCGCCCGCTACCGGGCGGCGGGCCTGAACATCGCGCTCGGCACCGACTCGTTCCCGCCGGACCTGGTGCGCGGCATGGACTTCGGGGTCAACCTCGCGAAGGTGCAGAGCGGCCGGACGGACACGGTCACGCCCGCCGACTACGTCCGCGCCGCCACGGTGGCCGGGGCCGCGGCGCTCGGGCGGGAGGACCTGGGCAGAATCGCCCCGGGCGCGCAGGCCGACCTGGTCGCCTTCGCCCTGGACGACGTGCGGGACGGGGTCCTCGACGACCCGGTGCGCACCCTGCTGTCCAACGGCACCGGCCGCGCGGTGCGGATGTCGATGATCGCCGGGCGCGTCGTGGTCAGGGACGGCCGGGTACCCGGCGTGCGGACCGGCCCGCTGCGGGCGCGGGCGCAGGAGCTGTTCGACCGGATGAGGTCCGCCTACGCGGGGCGCGACCGGCTCGGGCGGCCGCCGGACCGCCTCTTCCCGCCCAGCTTCCCGCTCGCCTGA
- a CDS encoding amidohydrolase encodes MTQHGTLIVTNARPWGGDRADVHIRDGVVTAVTPAGGVPPARPATAAATAGTPSEPRSPTAASAPPVLDAAGRLLLPSFSDAHVHLDSNRVGLPWRPNDSPGGVWPNVLHDRAHWRTAETSMAERARHLLGVLVAHGTTRVRSFAQIDADARLERFQAVRAAREHHRDRAEVQIVAFPQAGLLREPGVPDLMAKALEQGADVVGGIDPCALDGDPVRHLDIVFALAERFRVPVDIHLHEPGELGLFSLTKIMERTAALKMAGQVTVSHAFALAHLPEPELRQALERMAELDIAVTTCAPAAPHTLPLDRLTSAGLRVGLGDDGQRDYWSPYGNGDLLDRTWQLAFTNGFRNDPQVEQALAVATAGGARIVSAAAPRQGDGRHPGVSAGDPADFVLVDAEAPAAAVMDRPPGRTVIRRGRVVAVDLKLVDA; translated from the coding sequence ATGACCCAGCACGGCACCCTGATCGTCACCAACGCCCGCCCGTGGGGCGGCGACCGGGCGGACGTCCACATCCGCGACGGCGTCGTCACGGCCGTCACCCCCGCCGGCGGCGTGCCGCCCGCTCGGCCCGCGACGGCGGCCGCGACAGCCGGGACGCCCTCGGAACCCCGGTCCCCCACCGCCGCGTCCGCGCCCCCGGTCCTCGACGCGGCGGGCCGACTCCTGCTGCCGTCCTTCAGCGACGCCCACGTCCACCTCGACTCCAACCGGGTCGGCCTGCCCTGGCGCCCGAACGACTCCCCCGGCGGCGTCTGGCCCAACGTCCTGCACGACCGGGCCCACTGGCGCACCGCGGAGACCTCGATGGCCGAGCGCGCCCGGCACCTGCTGGGCGTGCTCGTGGCCCACGGCACCACGCGGGTCCGGTCGTTCGCCCAGATCGACGCCGACGCCCGGCTGGAGCGCTTCCAGGCGGTGCGCGCCGCGCGCGAGCACCACCGGGACCGCGCCGAGGTCCAGATCGTGGCCTTCCCGCAGGCCGGCCTGCTGCGCGAGCCGGGGGTGCCGGACCTGATGGCAAAGGCACTGGAGCAGGGCGCCGACGTGGTCGGGGGCATCGACCCCTGCGCCCTGGACGGCGACCCGGTGCGGCACCTCGACATCGTCTTCGCCCTGGCCGAGCGCTTCCGGGTTCCGGTCGACATCCACCTGCACGAACCCGGCGAGCTGGGCCTGTTCAGCCTCACCAAGATCATGGAGCGTACCGCGGCCCTGAAGATGGCCGGCCAGGTCACCGTCTCGCACGCCTTCGCCCTCGCGCACCTGCCGGAGCCGGAACTGCGGCAGGCGCTGGAGCGGATGGCCGAACTGGACATCGCCGTCACCACCTGCGCGCCTGCCGCGCCCCACACGCTGCCGCTGGACCGCCTCACCTCCGCCGGCCTGCGGGTCGGGCTCGGCGACGACGGGCAGCGCGACTACTGGTCGCCCTACGGCAACGGCGACCTGCTGGACCGGACCTGGCAGCTGGCGTTCACCAACGGCTTCCGCAACGACCCGCAGGTGGAGCAGGCGCTCGCCGTCGCCACCGCCGGCGGCGCCCGGATCGTCTCCGCGGCCGCCCCGCGGCAGGGCGACGGCCGGCACCCGGGGGTCTCCGCCGGCGACCCGGCGGACTTCGTCCTGGTCGACGCGGAGGCTCCCGCGGCCGCGGTCATGGACCGCCCGCCTGGGCGCACGGTGATCCGCCGGGGCCGCGTGGTGGCGGTCGACCTGAAACTGGTCGACGCGTGA
- a CDS encoding GntR family transcriptional regulator yields MTSRPAGRATADAPSARSAPSPAEPSLAVRTYTSLRRRILVGAYPQGSRLPEQKIAEDLSVSRVPLREAIQQLETDGLVRTVPRRGAVVDTWTTQAIHDLFDVRLAVEVAAAGLAARRMADGRDATDMEAALARSHRHLDATGEHDHLSVAEASAAFHEAVVLSTDNALMVSLMNAVVSRMVWLFYLTSGRDQNLACQEHHELFDAIRSGHQRTAESVAYAHIERGRIPTLSAFGE; encoded by the coding sequence ATGACCAGCCGGCCCGCCGGACGCGCCACCGCCGACGCCCCCTCCGCCCGCTCGGCCCCGTCGCCCGCCGAACCCTCGCTGGCGGTGCGGACCTACACCTCGCTGCGCCGGCGCATCCTCGTCGGCGCCTACCCGCAGGGGTCACGGCTGCCGGAGCAGAAGATCGCCGAGGACCTGTCGGTCTCGCGGGTCCCGCTGCGCGAGGCCATCCAGCAGTTGGAGACCGACGGCCTGGTCAGGACGGTGCCCCGGCGCGGCGCCGTCGTGGACACCTGGACCACGCAGGCGATCCACGACCTGTTCGACGTACGCCTGGCGGTGGAGGTCGCCGCCGCGGGGCTGGCCGCCCGCCGGATGGCGGACGGGCGCGACGCCACCGACATGGAAGCCGCGCTCGCCCGCTCCCACCGGCACCTGGACGCCACCGGCGAGCACGACCACCTCAGCGTCGCCGAGGCGAGCGCCGCCTTCCACGAGGCCGTCGTGCTCAGCACCGACAACGCGCTGATGGTCTCGCTGATGAACGCCGTCGTCAGCCGGATGGTGTGGCTGTTCTACCTGACCTCGGGGCGGGACCAGAACCTCGCCTGCCAGGAGCACCACGAACTGTTCGACGCGATCCGCTCCGGCCACCAGCGGACCGCCGAGTCGGTGGCGTACGCGCACATCGAGCGCGGCCGCATCCCGACCCTGAGCGCTTTCGGGGAGTGA